In Ornithodoros turicata isolate Travis unplaced genomic scaffold, ASM3712646v1 Chromosome58, whole genome shotgun sequence, a single genomic region encodes these proteins:
- the LOC135374429 gene encoding tigger transposable element-derived protein 4-like — MSTRAKYKTLSSKEKLTAIDEVESGLKKTVVLTKYGIAKSTIAAIMNSKDKIRGKAHGFTANRKRLREAAHPRATEALLLWLKRARSSNIPVSGPILQAEANELAERLGHADFKCSNGWISRFKERHGLVFKAVSGEEAAGDPSVVTNWQAMRLQTVLREYAPCDVYNADELGLFFKCLPSQTLCRRGERCTGGKLSKERVTVMVCSNMDGSHKTQLFVIRKVRRPRCFKGVRTLPVAYAANSCAWTTQELFKQWLRKLDLEFKCAKRNVVLVIDNCPAHGCVEGLEAIKLEMLPPNTTASLHPMDQGVIQNLKVNYRRLLLQRMLLYMDNNMAYDVTLLSAIGMLSEAWEASQHH, encoded by the coding sequence TGTCCTAACTAAGTATGGCATCGCAAAAAGTACTATAGCAGCGATCATGAATAGTAAAGACAAGATCCGAGGGAAGGCACATGGCTTTACAGCGAACCGGAAAAGGCTTCGGGAAGCTGCGCACCCGCGCGCGACAGAGGCACTTCTCCTGTGGCTGAAACGAGCCAGAAGTTCGAATATACCGGTAAGCGGCCCTATCCTGCAGGCGGAAGCCAACGAACTGGCGGAGCGTCTCGGACATGCGGATTTCAAATGTAGCAACGGTTGGATCTCACGCTTTAAAGAGAGACACGGCCTGGTCTTCAAAGCTGTCAGCGGTGAGGAGGCTGCAGGGGATCCGAGCGTCGTAACCAATTGGCAAGCAATGAGGCTGCAAACCGTTCTGAGGGAGTATGCCCCGTGCGATGTTTACAATGCCGACGAACTGGGACTGTTTTTTAAGTGCCTGCCGAGTCAGACCTTGTGTCGTCGTGGCGAACGCTGCACGGGAGGTAAACTAAGTAAGGAAAGGGTGACCGTGATGGTGTGTTCCAATATGGATGGAAGTCACAAGACCCAACTGTTCGTCATCAGAAAAGTGAGGCGCCCGAGGTGCTTTAAGGGCGTCCGCACCCTTCCCGTTGCGTATGCAGCGAATTCTTGTGCGTGGACGACGCAGGAATTGTTCAAACAGTGGCTACGCAAGCTTGATCTGGAGTTTAAATGCGCGAAAAGGAATGTTGTCCTGGTGATAGACAACTGCCCAGCACATGGCTGTGTGGAAGGACTGGAGGCAATTAAGTTAGAGATGCTTCCACCCAACACAACAGCATCACTCCACCCCATGGACCAGGGCGTAATACAGAATTTGAAGGTGAACTACAGGAGGCTGCTTCTGCAGCGAATGTTGCTTTACATGGACAACAACATGGCTTACGATGTGACGCTTCTTAGTGCAATTGGAATGCTTTCAGAGGCCTGGGAGGCAAGCCAGCACCATTAA